The proteins below are encoded in one region of Arenibacter algicola:
- a CDS encoding type IV toxin-antitoxin system AbiEi family antitoxin — MNDQEIVQYALANLQKTGKFEAKWLDNAPNEVLDGMINLTLNNRTIQLGIEIKKELRNIHLTKLEAFAKEYHPFMIVAQRIFPKIKQELRNRNIAYLEANGNIYLNENGIFLWLDANEPIEIKNKTTNRAFTKTGLRVVYQFLLDDTWVNKTYREIADKTDTGIGNITNIFNGLKDDGFLIPITKDTYIMENKKKLLEKWIMAYEKKLKPNLAIGTYRFADNDTFFNWKDIKLKEGETFWGGEPAGDIYTNYLRPEELTLYTKEPRNELMKNYRLVPDQSGNVKIYEKFWKDNTKEKDAVHPLLAYADLLMKGDRRCTETAEKIYNEYLQDKF; from the coding sequence ATGAACGATCAGGAAATTGTGCAATACGCATTGGCCAACCTTCAGAAAACAGGTAAATTCGAAGCCAAATGGCTTGATAACGCCCCCAATGAAGTCTTGGATGGCATGATAAACCTTACCCTGAACAACCGAACCATCCAGCTAGGTATAGAAATTAAAAAGGAGCTAAGAAATATCCATCTAACTAAATTGGAGGCTTTTGCCAAGGAGTATCATCCATTTATGATAGTTGCACAACGCATATTTCCCAAAATAAAACAAGAGCTGCGTAATAGGAATATCGCTTACCTTGAGGCAAACGGTAATATTTACCTTAATGAAAATGGAATCTTCCTTTGGCTAGATGCCAATGAACCCATCGAAATTAAGAATAAGACCACGAATAGGGCATTTACCAAAACCGGACTAAGGGTTGTTTACCAGTTCCTATTGGACGATACATGGGTCAACAAAACTTATCGAGAGATAGCCGATAAAACGGATACAGGTATCGGTAATATTACGAACATCTTCAATGGACTAAAAGATGACGGTTTCCTCATTCCAATTACTAAGGATACCTATATAATGGAAAATAAAAAAAAGCTCCTTGAAAAATGGATTATGGCCTACGAAAAAAAGTTGAAACCAAATCTAGCCATTGGAACATATCGTTTTGCGGATAATGATACTTTTTTCAATTGGAAGGACATTAAATTAAAAGAGGGCGAAACATTCTGGGGTGGAGAACCCGCTGGGGATATTTATACTAATTACCTTCGACCAGAGGAATTGACCTTATACACCAAGGAACCGAGAAACGAACTGATGAAAAATTATAGACTTGTTCCCGATCAAAGCGGTAATGTCAAGATCTACGAAAAATTCTGGAAAGACAATACAAAGGAAAAAGATGCAGTTCATCCTTTGCTTGCTTATGCTGACCTATTAATGAAAGGGGATAGACGTTGTACCGAAACCGCAGAAAAAATATATAATGAGTACTTACAGGATAAATTTTAA
- a CDS encoding site-specific integrase — protein MATIKALLWKKENKAGECTIAIRITKNRKSTYIHTGQKIKPKYWDEVTSKVKKSHPNSARLNNFISSKVIEINKTLLDVETEVNSKTQIAEIKKTISGKYKSNSFYTFAEAYFEELEKNKKYSRINCERPLLNRIKKYPRAKTLTFEAITPLFLRGFISYLRSTKDSVGERSIVNTLIFIRTLHNRASQQGLVSKDNYPFGNHDGKIKIRIPKSIKIGLTSEEIKMIEDLDLSDNPKQHHTRNVFLFSFYLAGMRVSDVVQMKWANVQGERIYYTMNKNQKNLSLKIHGKLQKILDEYLPTKSSQGDYIFPELREAANNPKDILRVSKTANKRLNRYLGQIADRAEITKKITMHISRHSFGNISGDRIPLQVLQKLYNHSDIKTTIDYQQNFINKDLDDALDNVIGF, from the coding sequence ATGGCAACGATCAAAGCATTACTTTGGAAAAAAGAGAATAAGGCCGGGGAATGCACCATCGCCATTCGCATTACTAAAAACAGGAAATCGACTTATATCCATACAGGTCAGAAAATTAAACCAAAGTATTGGGACGAAGTAACGAGCAAAGTTAAAAAAAGCCACCCCAACTCGGCTCGTTTAAACAACTTCATATCCTCTAAAGTTATAGAAATAAATAAAACACTATTAGATGTTGAGACCGAGGTCAATTCGAAAACACAAATTGCCGAGATAAAAAAGACCATTTCAGGTAAATATAAAAGTAACTCGTTTTACACATTTGCCGAAGCTTACTTCGAGGAATTGGAAAAGAACAAAAAGTACTCTCGCATCAATTGCGAACGACCCTTATTAAATAGAATAAAAAAGTATCCTAGGGCAAAAACCTTGACCTTCGAAGCTATTACCCCTCTTTTTTTGCGAGGCTTTATCTCCTATTTAAGAAGTACTAAAGATTCCGTTGGGGAAAGAAGTATAGTAAACACATTGATTTTCATACGTACATTGCACAACAGAGCCTCACAACAGGGCCTTGTCTCCAAAGACAATTATCCTTTCGGAAACCACGACGGAAAGATTAAAATTAGAATTCCCAAATCTATTAAAATCGGTCTTACTTCGGAGGAAATCAAAATGATCGAAGATTTAGACCTTTCTGACAACCCAAAACAACACCACACTCGCAATGTATTTCTTTTTAGTTTCTATCTCGCCGGGATGCGGGTTTCAGATGTAGTTCAAATGAAGTGGGCAAACGTGCAGGGAGAACGGATATATTATACTATGAACAAAAATCAAAAAAACCTTTCGCTCAAAATTCACGGTAAACTTCAAAAAATATTAGACGAGTACCTCCCTACAAAAAGTTCACAGGGCGATTATATCTTCCCTGAATTAAGAGAAGCAGCCAATAATCCCAAAGACATTCTGAGAGTGAGCAAAACGGCAAACAAAAGACTGAATAGATATCTAGGACAAATTGCCGACAGAGCCGAAATAACAAAAAAAATCACTATGCACATATCACGTCATTCCTTTGGCAATATCTCCGGAGACCGAATTCCGTTACAAGTCTTGCAGAAGCTGTATAACCATTCTGATATCAAAACAACCATTGACTACCAACAAAACTTTATAAACAAAGATTTGGACGATGCTCTTGATAATGTCATTGGTTTCTGA